GCCTTCGGCTTCCACCAGGGCGCCGCGCGGCAGCGAGGCCACGCCGACGGCTGCGCGGGCCGGGAACGGTTCGCTGACGTACTGGCTCATGATTTCGTTGACCCTGGCAAAGTGAGAGAGGTCCGTCAGGTAGACATTCAGCTTGACGAGGTCATTGAGCGATCCGCCGGCGGCTTCGCAGACTGCCGACAGGTTCTTGAACACCTGGTGGATCTGCGCTTCGATGCCGTCCACCAGCTGCATGGTGGCCGGATCAAGCGGGATCTGGCCCGACAGGTAGACGGTGTCGCCTGCGCGCACGGCTTGCGAATAGGCACCGATGGCTGCCGGGGCCCGGTCGGTGTGGATGATGGTTTTGGCCATGTCAAGTCTCCGTAGCATAAGGCGCGGCCTGGCCGGCATCGCGCAAGAACAGGGTCAGAAGGTCGTTGAGGAAGCGTTGCCCCTGGGGCGTGGGTGCCAGCCGGGCCGGATCGGCATCCAGCAGACCCTGCCGGACGGCCTCGGCCAGCTCGCGGCTGATGCGGGCCAGCGGTACGCCGGTGCGTTCGCTGAAAAGGGGCGTTGGCACGCCGCCGGTCAGGCGCAGCGCATTCATCATGAATTCGAACGGCCGGTCGACCACGGCAATTTCGTGCTCGTTTTGGACCGCCTGCCCACGGGCGACGGCCTCCAGGTAGGCCTGCGGCTGCTTGTGCTTCATCTGCCGCACGATGCGGTCGGCAAAGCTGATCTTGCCATGGGCACCGGCACCGATACCCAGGTAGTCGCCAAACGTCCAGTAATTGAGGTTGTGGCGGCTTTCGAATCCGGGGCGGGCAAAGGCCGAGGTTTCGTAGTGGCAAAAGCCGGCTTCGGCCAGCCTGGCTTCGATGGCTTCCTGCATGTCGGCCGAGGTGTCATCGTCCGGCAGCCCGGCCGGGGGCGCGGCAGCAAACAGCGTGTTCGGTTCCAGCGTCAGGTGATAGCAGGAAAGATGCGTGGGACGGTGCGCCACGGCCGCCGTGACGTCGGCCTGAGCCTCGGCCAGGGTCTGGCCGGGCAGGGCATACATCAGGTCAAGATTGAAGGTATCGAAAGTGTCGGCCGCCAGATCAGCCGCCAGGTGGGCCTCCTTGCCATCGTGGACGCGGCCGAGCGCATGCAGGAAGCGGTCGTCAAAACTCTGGATGCCGATCGACAGCCGGTTGATGCCGGCGGCCCGGTATTCGCGGAAGCGGCCCGCCTCGGCAGTGCTGGGGTTGGC
The DNA window shown above is from Laribacter hongkongensis DSM 14985 and carries:
- the hemW gene encoding radical SAM family heme chaperone HemW, giving the protein MGPSLIATPQKAGELTVLPPLSLYVHVPWCLKKCPYCDFNSHGVRGPVDEAGYIDALLADLDQSLPLVWGRSLKTVFIGGGTPSLLSAEAFDRLLSGVRARLKLDPQAEITLEANPSTAEAGRFREYRAAGINRLSIGIQSFDDRFLHALGRVHDGKEAHLAADLAADTFDTFNLDLMYALPGQTLAEAQADVTAAVAHRPTHLSCYHLTLEPNTLFAAAPPAGLPDDDTSADMQEAIEARLAEAGFCHYETSAFARPGFESRHNLNYWTFGDYLGIGAGAHGKISFADRIVRQMKHKQPQAYLEAVARGQAVQNEHEIAVVDRPFEFMMNALRLTGGVPTPLFSERTGVPLARISRELAEAVRQGLLDADPARLAPTPQGQRFLNDLLTLFLRDAGQAAPYATET
- a CDS encoding RidA family protein, which translates into the protein MAKTIIHTDRAPAAIGAYSQAVRAGDTVYLSGQIPLDPATMQLVDGIEAQIHQVFKNLSAVCEAAGGSLNDLVKLNVYLTDLSHFARVNEIMSQYVSEPFPARAAVGVASLPRGALVEAEGVLVF